One stretch of Xanthomonas sp. DAR 35659 DNA includes these proteins:
- a CDS encoding DUF5691 domain-containing protein encodes MSDAWLKPALLGIDRPQTIPAEGALGEVLAAVAMQEDAALGYSQQVGVLAACRRAALRMAAPVPLPPPADVDPLALPSGHAWAPLLQALFASVQPSPWVRRVRYEACVQLAARHRHLPVAVLPQALDAGARLGALRSCLRPVLGVRGRWLAARNADWAYAAQTAIEADAPADLEQLWNEGAFDARLRAFQQLRAHDAEDARARLQATLKDLSARERVDFVAALQPQLSEADAPLLLPLLKDRSREVRMLVGPMLARLPSTPHAQYVQAQMLALLQHQPGGLLRRMSWKLEAPAAADAGWADAAIDGKRPNTDLLGERAWWLYQLARQLPLAWWCHTLEKTPAQVLAWARSTDWYDALLRAWLERVDASEPEWVEALVAVEQRHMRLGELLAMLPPAQRERHWPASAAELQQKRLFGDVLDSTGPGQTLSAAYSRQLAAGLGALFGEESLRYDYTLRDTLLELLAVLHPAALPHVQVADAAADATEAMRDCVQQARQLLVLRQTLHSAF; translated from the coding sequence ATGAGCGACGCATGGTTGAAGCCGGCGCTGCTGGGCATCGATCGCCCGCAGACCATCCCCGCCGAAGGCGCGCTGGGCGAGGTGCTCGCCGCGGTGGCCATGCAGGAAGACGCCGCGCTGGGGTACAGCCAACAGGTGGGCGTGCTGGCCGCGTGCCGGCGTGCGGCCCTGCGCATGGCCGCGCCGGTGCCCCTGCCACCGCCAGCGGACGTCGATCCTCTGGCGCTGCCCAGCGGCCACGCCTGGGCACCGCTGTTGCAAGCGCTGTTCGCCAGCGTGCAGCCGTCGCCATGGGTGAGGCGCGTCCGTTACGAAGCCTGCGTGCAGCTCGCTGCACGGCACCGGCATCTGCCGGTGGCGGTGCTGCCGCAGGCGCTGGACGCCGGCGCCCGCCTGGGCGCGTTGCGCTCGTGCCTACGCCCGGTGCTGGGCGTGCGTGGCCGCTGGCTGGCGGCGCGCAATGCGGACTGGGCCTACGCGGCGCAGACAGCGATCGAGGCGGATGCACCGGCGGACCTGGAGCAACTCTGGAACGAAGGCGCCTTCGATGCGCGCCTGCGGGCCTTTCAGCAACTGCGCGCGCACGACGCCGAGGATGCCCGTGCGCGATTGCAGGCCACGTTGAAGGACCTCTCCGCGCGCGAGCGGGTGGACTTCGTCGCCGCACTGCAGCCGCAACTGAGCGAGGCCGACGCGCCGCTGTTGCTGCCCCTGTTGAAGGACCGCAGCCGCGAAGTGCGCATGCTGGTGGGCCCGATGCTGGCTCGGCTGCCGTCCACGCCGCACGCGCAGTACGTGCAGGCCCAGATGCTCGCCCTGCTGCAGCACCAGCCGGGCGGGCTGCTGCGCCGGATGAGCTGGAAACTGGAAGCGCCGGCGGCGGCGGATGCAGGTTGGGCCGACGCTGCCATCGACGGCAAACGTCCCAACACCGATCTGTTGGGCGAGCGTGCCTGGTGGCTCTATCAGTTGGCGCGTCAGCTGCCGCTGGCATGGTGGTGCCATACCCTGGAAAAAACGCCAGCGCAGGTGCTGGCCTGGGCGCGCAGCACGGACTGGTACGACGCGCTGTTGCGCGCCTGGCTGGAGCGTGTGGACGCCAGCGAGCCGGAATGGGTGGAAGCCCTGGTCGCTGTGGAGCAGCGCCACATGCGCCTGGGCGAGCTGCTGGCCATGCTTCCGCCGGCGCAGCGCGAACGGCATTGGCCGGCCAGTGCCGCAGAACTTCAACAGAAACGCCTGTTCGGTGACGTGCTGGACAGCACGGGCCCGGGCCAAACCCTCAGTGCCGCTTATTCGCGGCAACTTGCTGCCGGGCTGGGCGCGCTGTTCGGCGAGGAATCGTTGCGTTACGACTACACCCTGCGCGACACGCTGCTGGAACTGTTGGCCGTGCTTCACCCCGCCGCGCTGCCGCACGTGCAGGTGGCCGACGCAGCGGCCGACGCCACCGAGGCCATGCGCGACTGCGTCCAGCAGGCACGCCAGCTTCTGGTCCTGCGCCAGACCCTGCACTCCGCTTTCTGA
- a CDS encoding ATP-binding protein: MNTAVLRQHAEHQYAEELEELRRQDTRQRPANWLLSPWAVVTYLVGGTLENGFVVSPKYIGDRRLMEVAVATIATDRALLLFGVPGTAKSWVSEHMTAAISGNSTLLVQGTAGTSEEQIRYGWNYAQLLAYGPSENALVPSPLMNAMRLGKIARIEELTRIPADVQDALITVLSEKTLPVPELGSEVQAVRGFSVIATANNRDKGVNELSSALKRRFNTVILPVPSSEEDEVAIVVKRVAEMGVALELPAEPPALQEVARVVRIFRELRNGVTEDGKAKLKSPTATLSTAEVISVINNGMALAGHFGDGVLRPGDMAAGMIGAIVKDPVQDALVWKEYLETVVKERDDWKDLYRAFRDHV; encoded by the coding sequence ATGAATACTGCCGTCCTGCGCCAGCACGCCGAACACCAATACGCGGAAGAGCTGGAAGAACTGCGCCGCCAGGACACCCGCCAGCGGCCGGCCAACTGGCTCCTTTCGCCGTGGGCAGTGGTGACCTATCTGGTGGGCGGCACCCTGGAAAACGGCTTCGTGGTCAGCCCCAAGTACATCGGCGACCGACGCCTGATGGAAGTGGCCGTGGCCACCATCGCCACCGACCGTGCGCTGTTGCTGTTCGGGGTGCCGGGCACGGCCAAGTCGTGGGTGTCCGAGCACATGACCGCGGCCATCAGCGGCAACTCCACCCTGCTGGTGCAAGGCACGGCCGGTACCAGCGAAGAGCAGATCCGTTATGGCTGGAACTACGCGCAACTGTTGGCCTACGGCCCCAGCGAGAACGCGCTGGTGCCCAGTCCGCTGATGAACGCCATGCGCCTGGGCAAGATCGCGCGCATCGAGGAACTCACCCGCATTCCGGCGGACGTGCAGGACGCGCTCATCACCGTGCTGTCCGAAAAGACCCTGCCGGTGCCGGAACTGGGCAGCGAAGTGCAGGCCGTGCGCGGCTTCAGCGTGATTGCCACGGCCAACAACCGCGACAAGGGCGTGAACGAACTGTCCAGCGCGCTCAAGCGCCGCTTCAATACGGTGATCCTGCCGGTCCCCTCCAGCGAGGAGGACGAAGTGGCCATCGTCGTCAAGCGCGTGGCCGAAATGGGCGTGGCGCTGGAGCTGCCGGCCGAACCACCGGCGCTGCAGGAAGTCGCGCGCGTGGTCCGCATTTTCCGCGAGCTGCGCAACGGCGTGACCGAGGACGGCAAGGCCAAACTGAAGAGTCCCACCGCCACGCTCTCGACCGCCGAGGTCATCTCGGTGATCAACAACGGCATGGCCCTGGCCGGCCACTTCGGCGATGGCGTGCTGCGCCCGGGCGACATGGCCGCCGGCATGATCGGCGCCATCGTCAAGGATCCGGTGCAGGACGCGCTGGTGTGGAAGGAGTACCTGGAAACCGTGGTGAAGGAACGCGACGACTGGAAAGACCTGTACCGCGCGTTTCGCGATCACGTCTGA
- a CDS encoding DUF5682 family protein, with protein MSEGISLFGIRHHGPGCARSLLAALEALRPDCVLIEGPAGTEALLPHVVEAGMHPPVALLSYSVDDPQLAVFHPYALYSPEWQAMHWALRKGVPVRFMDVPPALTLEWQAQTRAERLAPEATDALDAADETAMQPQGDGTSAAEEYTDAKEDAEARLADPLDWLARAAGHADGEAWWNHMVEERGDGQGLFDAIAEAMAAVREHTPEHSGLRGEHEAVREAHMRTALRGASKEFARVAVVCGAWHVPALQPAALRANSATADNRLLKGMPKRKTQSTWVPWTYRHLSAESGYGAGVDAPGWYDHLWRNAGARNQRTVGWYARVGRLLREHGLDCSPAHLIEATRLADTLAALRGHPAPGLDDIAEASRAVLCNGDDAPMRLIRERLMVGEALGQVPDSVPVVPLQRDLEAQQKRLRLKPEALEKTLDLDLRKENDLARSHLLHRLRLIGIDWGRLARTGHSARGTFHEIWQLAWQPQFLVELVEASRHGQTLLDAATNKAIAQAHKAEALPELSDLVDQVLLADLPQAVRAIAAELEARAATDADPLALLGALPPLANIHRYGNVRQTEGVQVAHLFDSMLERAVIGLPLALSSLDEARAEHARNVVLGADRAIGLRHNAGGSAGWQHALQRVALSPACSALLRGVALRLLFDTQAVASETVHLQLQQELSPGAEPLQSAQWLDGFLNRNATVLLHDDAVWRMIDEWVLALDDAQLLRVLPLVRRTFAAFEAADRRDLGTRVKRPPMQKAAAVLAPDWNQARADRALPMLRELLGLPA; from the coding sequence ATGAGCGAAGGCATCTCCCTGTTCGGCATCCGCCACCACGGCCCGGGCTGCGCGCGCAGCCTGCTGGCCGCGCTGGAGGCGCTGCGGCCGGACTGCGTCTTGATCGAAGGCCCGGCAGGGACCGAGGCGCTGCTGCCACACGTGGTGGAGGCGGGCATGCACCCGCCGGTGGCGTTGCTGTCCTACAGCGTGGACGACCCGCAGCTGGCGGTATTCCATCCATACGCGCTGTATTCGCCGGAATGGCAGGCCATGCACTGGGCGCTGCGCAAGGGCGTGCCGGTGCGCTTCATGGACGTGCCGCCGGCACTGACCCTGGAATGGCAGGCACAGACCCGCGCGGAGCGCCTGGCGCCGGAGGCGACGGACGCACTGGATGCAGCGGACGAAACCGCGATGCAGCCCCAAGGGGATGGCACATCCGCCGCAGAGGAATACACGGACGCCAAGGAAGACGCCGAAGCCCGCCTGGCCGACCCACTGGACTGGCTGGCGCGCGCCGCCGGCCACGCCGACGGCGAGGCCTGGTGGAATCACATGGTGGAAGAGCGGGGCGACGGGCAGGGGCTGTTCGATGCCATTGCCGAGGCCATGGCCGCGGTGCGCGAGCACACGCCCGAACATTCCGGCTTGCGCGGCGAGCACGAGGCCGTCCGCGAGGCGCACATGCGCACCGCGCTGCGCGGCGCCAGCAAGGAGTTCGCACGCGTCGCCGTCGTCTGCGGCGCCTGGCACGTGCCGGCACTGCAGCCGGCCGCGCTGCGCGCCAACAGCGCGACGGCCGACAATCGCCTGCTCAAGGGCATGCCCAAGCGCAAGACCCAGAGCACCTGGGTGCCGTGGACCTACCGTCACCTGAGCGCCGAAAGCGGATACGGTGCCGGGGTGGACGCCCCCGGCTGGTACGACCACCTGTGGCGCAACGCCGGCGCGCGCAACCAGCGCACCGTGGGCTGGTACGCCCGCGTGGGCCGTTTGCTGCGCGAGCACGGGCTGGATTGCTCGCCGGCCCATCTCATCGAAGCCACGCGCCTGGCCGACACCCTGGCCGCGCTGCGTGGTCATCCGGCGCCGGGACTGGACGACATTGCCGAAGCCAGCCGCGCCGTCCTCTGCAATGGCGACGACGCCCCCATGCGGCTCATCCGCGAACGCCTCATGGTGGGCGAGGCGCTGGGCCAGGTGCCCGACAGCGTGCCGGTGGTACCGCTGCAGCGCGACCTGGAGGCCCAGCAGAAGCGCCTGCGCCTGAAGCCCGAGGCCCTGGAAAAGACACTGGATCTGGACCTGCGCAAGGAGAACGACCTCGCGCGAAGCCACTTGCTGCATCGCCTGCGGCTGATCGGCATCGATTGGGGCAGGCTGGCGCGCACAGGGCATTCCGCGCGCGGTACCTTCCACGAGATCTGGCAGCTGGCGTGGCAGCCGCAGTTCCTGGTGGAGTTGGTGGAGGCCAGCCGCCACGGACAGACCCTGCTGGACGCCGCGACCAACAAGGCCATCGCGCAGGCGCACAAGGCCGAGGCGTTGCCGGAGCTTTCCGATCTGGTGGACCAGGTGCTGCTGGCCGACCTGCCGCAGGCGGTGCGCGCCATTGCCGCCGAACTGGAGGCGCGCGCAGCGACGGATGCCGATCCGCTGGCGCTGCTTGGCGCGCTGCCACCGCTGGCCAACATTCACCGCTACGGCAATGTGCGTCAGACCGAAGGCGTGCAGGTGGCGCACCTGTTCGACAGCATGCTGGAGCGCGCGGTCATCGGCCTGCCGCTGGCGCTTTCCAGCCTGGACGAAGCGCGCGCCGAACACGCACGTAACGTGGTACTGGGCGCCGACCGCGCCATCGGCCTGCGCCACAACGCAGGCGGCAGTGCCGGCTGGCAGCACGCACTGCAGCGGGTGGCGCTGTCGCCCGCGTGCAGCGCGCTGTTGCGCGGCGTCGCGCTGCGCTTGCTGTTCGACACGCAGGCGGTGGCGTCCGAAACGGTACACCTGCAACTGCAGCAGGAGCTTTCGCCGGGTGCCGAGCCCTTGCAATCGGCGCAGTGGCTGGACGGCTTCCTCAACCGCAACGCCACAGTTCTGCTGCACGACGATGCGGTATGGCGGATGATCGACGAATGGGTGTTGGCCCTGGACGACGCGCAACTGCTACGCGTGCTGCCGCTGGTGCGGCGCACCTTCGCGGCCTTCGAGGCGGCCGATCGCCGCGACCTGGGAACGCGTGTCAAGCGGCCCCCCATGCAGAAAGCTGCGGCTGTCCTGGCCCCGGACTGGAACCAGGCACGCGCCGACCGTGCGTTGCCGATGCTGCGTGAACTGCTCGGGCTGCCCGCATGA
- a CDS encoding VWA domain-containing protein, with amino-acid sequence MTDTTETPNASTSREERWRLILGQEADRSCGALPKHLQGIDQALAALYEPDGPGGLGRRGGRGASSPNVARWLGDIRRYFPSSVVQVMQRDALQRLDLTQMLLEKEMLEQVQPDVHMVANLIGLSRVIPEETKDTARMVVRKVVDELLRQLDEPMRSAVTGALDRARRNRRPRLAEIDWHRTIRSNLRHWQPELRTVVPQEVVGYGRKARRPQREVLLCIDQSGSMAASVVYSSIFGAVMASLPAIATRLVVFDTEVVDMTEQLDDPVDLLFGVQLGGGTDIHRAVSYCQGIIREPHNAILVLISDLYEGGVEANLLARARELLEAGVQFIVLLALSDEGAPSYDRSLATKLAALGVPSFACTPDAFPGLMAAAIRRDDINQWAGGQGLLTTR; translated from the coding sequence ATGACCGATACCACCGAAACACCGAATGCCTCGACCTCGCGCGAAGAACGCTGGCGCTTGATTCTGGGCCAGGAGGCCGATCGCAGCTGCGGCGCGTTGCCCAAGCACTTGCAGGGCATCGACCAGGCCCTGGCCGCGCTGTACGAGCCCGATGGCCCCGGCGGCCTGGGCCGCCGCGGCGGGCGCGGCGCGTCTTCCCCGAATGTGGCCCGCTGGCTGGGCGACATCCGCCGCTATTTCCCCTCATCGGTGGTCCAGGTGATGCAGCGCGACGCCCTGCAGCGGCTGGACCTCACCCAGATGCTGCTGGAAAAGGAGATGCTGGAGCAGGTGCAGCCCGACGTACACATGGTGGCCAACCTGATCGGCCTGAGCCGGGTGATTCCGGAGGAGACCAAGGACACCGCACGCATGGTCGTGCGCAAGGTAGTGGACGAACTGCTGCGCCAGCTCGATGAACCCATGCGCTCCGCGGTGACCGGGGCCCTGGACCGAGCCCGCCGCAACCGCCGCCCGCGCCTGGCCGAGATCGACTGGCACCGCACCATCCGCAGCAACCTGCGGCACTGGCAGCCGGAACTGCGCACCGTGGTGCCGCAGGAGGTTGTTGGCTATGGTCGCAAGGCAAGGAGGCCGCAACGCGAGGTGCTGTTGTGCATCGACCAGAGCGGTTCCATGGCGGCATCGGTGGTGTATTCGAGCATCTTCGGCGCGGTGATGGCCTCGTTGCCGGCGATCGCCACCCGCCTGGTGGTGTTCGACACCGAAGTGGTGGACATGACCGAGCAACTGGACGATCCCGTCGATCTGCTGTTCGGCGTGCAATTGGGCGGCGGCACCGACATCCACCGTGCGGTGAGCTACTGCCAGGGCATCATCCGCGAACCGCACAACGCCATCCTGGTGCTCATCTCCGACCTGTACGAGGGCGGGGTGGAAGCCAACCTGCTGGCCCGCGCGCGCGAACTGCTGGAGGCCGGCGTGCAGTTCATCGTCCTGCTGGCGCTCAGCGACGAAGGCGCACCGTCCTACGATCGAAGCCTGGCCACCAAGCTCGCGGCCCTGGGCGTCCCATCGTTTGCTTGCACGCCGGATGCCTTTCCGGGGCTGATGGCCGCCGCGATTCGTCGTGACGACATCAACCAATGGGCGGGTGGGCAGGGGTTGTTGACGACGCGTTGA
- a CDS encoding 3'-5' exonuclease, whose amino-acid sequence MPNTPERFISVDVETSGPIPGEFSLLTLGACDVDRDELTFACTLQPLNQNADPEALAATGLSLSELAKTGTAPAIAMNHFAQWLQSLQAEGDKLVFVGFNAPFDWSFVNYYFHRFTRDNPFGFSALDIKAYYMGATGCSWGDTRSSLMSKRLQPQRAPNHDALEDALYQAELFRLMRSLREMPNNRCDSLG is encoded by the coding sequence ATGCCGAACACACCCGAACGTTTCATCTCCGTCGATGTGGAGACCTCCGGACCGATCCCCGGCGAATTCAGCCTGCTCACGCTGGGGGCCTGCGATGTAGATCGCGATGAGCTGACCTTCGCGTGCACGCTGCAGCCACTGAATCAGAACGCTGATCCCGAGGCCTTGGCCGCCACCGGCTTGTCGTTGAGTGAACTGGCCAAAACCGGCACTGCGCCCGCCATTGCGATGAATCATTTTGCCCAGTGGCTGCAGTCCCTGCAGGCTGAGGGAGATAAACTGGTTTTCGTGGGGTTCAATGCGCCATTCGACTGGTCGTTCGTGAACTACTACTTCCATCGCTTTACACGCGACAACCCGTTTGGCTTTTCGGCCCTGGATATCAAGGCTTACTACATGGGCGCCACAGGATGCTCATGGGGCGATACGCGTTCCAGTCTGATGAGCAAGCGCTTGCAGCCGCAGCGAGCCCCGAATCATGACGCCCTGGAAGACGCCTTGTACCAGGCCGAACTTTTTCGCTTGATGCGCTCACTACGCGAAATGCCAAATAATCGTTGTGATTCACTCGGCTGA
- a CDS encoding HNH endonuclease, producing the protein MTLTEQQASDSPTKTARHGRFSTTEEIKRIVWTQAAGHCELCGTDLMHDYRVGQPMKWGEVAHIMPASPKGPRGQAQHNAEQAQALTNDPANLMLLCPSCHDKIDRDAEDYPEQDLSNLHQAHCERIRLAASTPEGGRAIALIVQSRHFSTQNEIGERAFLTAMSAEGLAAFGHPVKLILDAPGPAGRDAAYWKLLENKMRYELEHKLSQRGGSHGDAPALAVVGVADMPALVLLGQCIGDRSNRALFSFNREHGLSWPDPGAAPPEYLYTAPPDGDGPLALVLSISAQVPDRDVLAALPGARIATLAISEPSYAMVKNRGVIHAFRDALQIQLSRLEAMTAGPIHVFPAAPAALMIEFGALLTTEHQHPYLIFDRDKNDQDRFKPALPLGPTSNTGEP; encoded by the coding sequence ATGACGCTAACAGAACAGCAAGCGAGTGACTCGCCGACCAAGACGGCCAGGCACGGCCGTTTTAGTACGACCGAAGAGATCAAGCGCATCGTTTGGACTCAAGCTGCCGGGCATTGCGAGCTGTGTGGTACCGATCTGATGCACGACTATAGGGTGGGCCAACCCATGAAGTGGGGCGAGGTCGCCCACATCATGCCAGCTAGTCCCAAAGGGCCTCGAGGACAAGCCCAGCACAACGCCGAACAGGCGCAGGCCCTGACCAATGATCCAGCCAACTTGATGCTGCTCTGTCCCAGCTGCCACGACAAGATCGATCGCGACGCAGAGGACTACCCCGAGCAGGATTTGAGCAACCTGCATCAGGCCCATTGTGAGCGGATTCGGTTGGCCGCCTCCACTCCAGAAGGTGGCCGGGCCATCGCCCTGATCGTGCAAAGCCGGCATTTCAGCACCCAGAACGAGATTGGGGAGCGCGCCTTCCTCACGGCCATGTCCGCTGAAGGACTGGCCGCCTTCGGCCATCCTGTGAAGCTAATTCTGGATGCGCCTGGGCCCGCGGGTCGCGATGCGGCCTACTGGAAGTTGCTGGAAAACAAGATGCGCTACGAGCTCGAACACAAGCTCAGCCAGCGCGGCGGCTCACATGGCGATGCGCCGGCATTGGCCGTGGTGGGCGTGGCCGATATGCCGGCGTTGGTCCTGTTGGGGCAATGTATTGGTGATCGCTCCAATCGCGCGTTGTTCTCCTTCAACCGTGAGCACGGCCTGAGCTGGCCCGACCCCGGCGCCGCGCCGCCAGAGTATCTGTACACCGCGCCACCCGACGGCGATGGGCCGTTGGCCTTGGTGCTGTCCATTTCCGCCCAAGTCCCTGATCGGGATGTGCTGGCTGCCTTGCCCGGCGCGCGCATTGCCACGCTGGCTATTTCCGAGCCCAGCTACGCGATGGTCAAGAACCGCGGCGTCATCCATGCCTTCCGCGATGCCTTGCAGATCCAGCTCAGCCGCCTGGAGGCCATGACGGCAGGGCCCATCCATGTCTTTCCGGCCGCGCCTGCGGCCTTGATGATCGAATTTGGGGCCCTGCTGACCACCGAACACCAACATCCCTATCTGATCTTTGATCGTGACAAGAACGATCAGGATCGTTTCAAACCCGCCTTGCCGTTGGGCCCTACGTCGAACACAGGTGAACCATGA
- a CDS encoding nucleotidyltransferase: MNMHVNTGHTKYSSWEFFLLSAAERISLSEAQYQIINNRYQQLQKVLDAADDPLLAGAHIFVQGSMRLRTTIKPVADAPKDLGTIDADAIVWLPHAQGASAMQVLDAIYKRFDDGSRVQAKIELLRRGVRIVYADDNPGFHIDVTPARAIAGNGQENGAGKLEVPDREMRSWKASSPLPYATWLQTASQEQIALDSTHRLAKRDGRLVEASQEPLPDYALYSEQDPLRAAVKMLKRHRDEWAIRTRTEGHRPISAVITTLASQAYLDVAKASKARALRPLEAMMAIVQRMPAHIQGHPGHYQVCNPKDPGENFAEKWNRPDGQLYRQAFDRWHAHAMSSFGLGLQTFSSTADFTDSVKESFGIGGAFVDEINNAIPPNWTLPGRADTVTRNAMMAGSFFGEGVRGQGSQQDVKPVGRLG, encoded by the coding sequence ATGAACATGCACGTCAATACTGGCCACACCAAGTACAGCAGCTGGGAGTTTTTCCTACTGAGTGCGGCTGAGAGGATTTCGCTGAGCGAGGCGCAATACCAAATCATCAACAATCGCTACCAGCAATTGCAAAAGGTTCTGGATGCGGCTGACGATCCATTGTTGGCCGGGGCCCACATCTTTGTGCAAGGATCCATGCGCTTGCGCACGACGATCAAGCCGGTGGCGGACGCGCCCAAGGACTTGGGCACCATCGATGCCGATGCCATCGTCTGGTTGCCCCATGCGCAGGGCGCCAGCGCGATGCAGGTGCTGGATGCCATCTACAAGCGCTTTGATGACGGCAGCCGCGTCCAGGCCAAGATCGAACTGCTGCGGCGCGGCGTTCGCATCGTGTATGCCGATGATAATCCCGGCTTCCATATCGATGTCACGCCAGCCCGCGCCATTGCCGGCAATGGGCAGGAGAACGGTGCGGGCAAGCTCGAGGTACCGGACCGCGAAATGCGCAGCTGGAAGGCGAGCAGTCCGCTTCCATACGCGACCTGGCTGCAAACTGCATCTCAGGAGCAGATCGCCTTGGACAGCACGCATCGCTTGGCTAAGCGCGATGGCCGGCTGGTCGAAGCTTCGCAGGAGCCGCTGCCCGACTATGCGCTGTATTCGGAACAGGATCCGCTGCGTGCGGCGGTCAAGATGCTCAAGCGGCACCGTGATGAATGGGCCATTCGCACCCGGACGGAGGGGCATCGGCCGATCTCGGCGGTCATCACCACGTTGGCTAGCCAGGCCTATCTGGATGTCGCTAAGGCCTCCAAGGCCCGGGCATTGCGCCCGTTGGAGGCGATGATGGCCATCGTTCAGCGGATGCCGGCCCATATCCAGGGACATCCCGGCCACTACCAAGTCTGCAATCCAAAGGATCCGGGCGAGAACTTTGCCGAGAAGTGGAATCGTCCCGACGGGCAGCTTTACCGCCAGGCGTTCGATCGTTGGCATGCCCATGCGATGTCCTCCTTCGGGCTGGGTCTGCAGACCTTCAGCTCGACGGCGGACTTTACCGACTCGGTGAAGGAGAGCTTTGGCATCGGCGGTGCCTTTGTGGACGAGATCAACAATGCGATCCCGCCCAACTGGACCTTGCCTGGTCGTGCCGATACGGTGACCCGTAACGCCATGATGGCCGGCTCTTTCTTCGGCGAGGGGGTGCGAGGTCAGGGCTCGCAACAGGACGTGAAACCGGTCGGGCGCCTTGGCTAA
- a CDS encoding ThiF family adenylyltransferase translates to MAKPAQSDVQRGIAALHAFLGPDVVQTWLTAITPRYNEAAAFTLPLPADYTGLSRRLRIGFPSQFPSGQLALQVTPSPWLQWPHAMENGMCLHGFGERPITGTPESIVCDSLKRLGQILEFAVEGSDPHRRAAEFQAEITSYWSHQLKRSSQSLLLLKRPTQAGPLYALSDPRREVISGWETLWLSDDQGALRKHHERVVGVARSIREPLAPAFFIKLQDYPPLSVPTAEAFLEWLMPYLDDEDIPALLDWLQRSDDLPVRWAVLELPGEQAGPLFCFNLRSKALQPRRGPRYGLRAGRRQGAQKTALFPAVLQVATLDLLERAAIHSRERAGMAADLEHRRVALVGLGSLGSPVAMLLAKAGVGHLTLIDPDKLVGQNLGRHALGMDELGKSKVGALRMRLQRDLPTVQIEAYNTFVEVILTAKTEVLDKADLVIVTSAEWSSEVALWRAKANGAAWPLIQAWSEPNAFVGHALVAIEPGSDGRRLFNERGDFCQAFTQWPDGGVVPLPACGESFIPGGATGLASVVSMVVNSAIRVLRDQMPAQAWVSSISTPDEVATLKGHYQGPRLEPGQVHMVLEREWPAGEERH, encoded by the coding sequence TTGGCTAAGCCTGCGCAAAGTGATGTGCAGCGCGGCATCGCCGCGCTGCATGCGTTCTTGGGCCCGGATGTGGTCCAGACCTGGCTGACAGCGATCACGCCACGCTACAACGAAGCAGCGGCTTTCACCCTCCCGCTGCCGGCGGACTATACCGGCCTCTCACGCCGGCTACGCATCGGGTTTCCCTCGCAGTTCCCCTCAGGTCAACTGGCTCTGCAGGTGACGCCATCGCCCTGGCTTCAGTGGCCTCATGCCATGGAGAATGGCATGTGCCTGCACGGCTTTGGCGAGCGCCCGATTACGGGAACACCCGAGAGCATTGTCTGCGACAGTTTGAAACGACTCGGGCAAATTCTGGAATTTGCCGTTGAAGGATCTGATCCCCATCGTCGGGCAGCCGAGTTCCAGGCGGAGATCACCTCTTACTGGTCCCACCAGCTAAAAAGGTCCTCGCAGAGCTTGCTGCTGTTGAAGCGCCCCACGCAGGCCGGGCCCTTGTATGCCTTGAGTGATCCTCGACGCGAGGTGATATCGGGATGGGAAACGCTATGGCTATCGGATGACCAGGGCGCCCTGAGGAAGCATCACGAACGCGTCGTCGGAGTGGCTCGATCGATCCGCGAGCCGCTGGCTCCGGCGTTTTTCATCAAACTGCAGGACTATCCTCCACTGAGTGTTCCCACGGCTGAAGCATTCTTGGAATGGCTGATGCCGTATCTGGATGATGAGGATATTCCGGCCTTGTTGGATTGGCTGCAGCGCAGCGATGATCTTCCCGTTCGCTGGGCCGTGCTGGAACTGCCCGGTGAGCAAGCCGGGCCGCTGTTTTGCTTCAACCTGCGCTCCAAGGCGCTGCAACCCCGCCGAGGCCCGCGCTATGGGCTGCGCGCCGGGCGTCGACAGGGCGCGCAGAAGACAGCGTTGTTTCCCGCGGTTCTGCAGGTAGCCACGCTCGACTTGCTCGAGCGCGCTGCGATCCATTCAAGAGAACGCGCCGGAATGGCCGCAGATCTGGAACATCGCCGGGTCGCGTTGGTCGGTCTAGGTTCCTTGGGAAGTCCCGTGGCGATGTTGCTGGCCAAAGCCGGGGTAGGGCATCTGACATTGATTGACCCGGACAAGCTGGTTGGTCAGAACTTAGGCCGACATGCGTTAGGCATGGATGAGTTGGGAAAGTCCAAGGTAGGCGCGCTGCGGATGCGGCTCCAGCGGGATCTCCCCACCGTCCAGATCGAGGCCTACAACACCTTCGTGGAGGTCATCCTGACCGCCAAGACCGAGGTCCTGGACAAGGCAGACCTGGTTATCGTGACCAGTGCCGAATGGAGTTCAGAGGTAGCGCTGTGGCGCGCCAAGGCCAATGGCGCAGCGTGGCCGTTGATACAGGCATGGAGCGAACCCAATGCCTTTGTTGGTCATGCCCTGGTGGCGATTGAACCGGGCAGCGATGGGCGGCGATTGTTCAATGAGCGCGGTGATTTTTGCCAGGCGTTCACCCAGTGGCCTGATGGTGGCGTGGTGCCGCTGCCGGCCTGCGGGGAGAGCTTCATTCCGGGAGGTGCGACGGGTCTAGCCAGCGTGGTATCGATGGTCGTCAACAGCGCGATACGCGTGTTGCGCGACCAAATGCCCGCACAGGCATGGGTCAGCAGTATCTCTACTCCTGACGAAGTAGCAACATTGAAGGGGCACTACCAAGGCCCACGCCTGGAGCCCGGTCAGGTCCATATGGTGTTGGAGCGTGAGTGGCCGGCCGGCGAGGAGCGCCATTGA